In Micromonospora sp. WMMD980, the following are encoded in one genomic region:
- a CDS encoding ammonium transporter, with protein MPEAPTIDGGNTVWLLVSTALVLLMTPGLALFYGGLNRSKGVLNMMMMSFSAIGLISVLWWFYGFSVAFGSDVNGLWGDPGAYLGTKTFLAETDLWGATADNPSGIGIPLYVFMAFQMVFAVITVALISGAISDRAKFSGWLLFAFGWATLVYFPVAHWVWGGGVIGAKLHALDFAGGTAVHINAGAAALGVALVLGKRVGWPREGMKPHNIPLVALGAGLLWFGWFGFNAGSELTVDSVAGLAFLNTQLATAAAVLGWLLVERIKDGRPTMVGASSGAVAGLVAITPACGFITPWAAVLLGGVAGAVCALAISLKYKLGYDDSLDVVGVHFVGGWIGSLWLGLFATNSVNSAIGDVVGASDGLFYGGGLTQLGRQALAGLIVTVWSGGVAWLLAFAIQKTIGFRVSAEAEVDGIDVAEHAESAYDLSPTTGSSTSAFAMAGIGGTRPSPEPADEADESAPVSEKVAG; from the coding sequence GTGCCTGAAGCACCGACGATCGACGGCGGCAACACCGTTTGGCTGCTGGTTTCGACCGCTCTCGTGCTGCTCATGACCCCCGGCCTGGCGCTGTTCTACGGCGGCCTCAACAGGTCCAAGGGCGTGCTCAACATGATGATGATGAGCTTCTCGGCCATCGGGCTCATCTCTGTTCTGTGGTGGTTCTACGGTTTCAGCGTCGCGTTCGGCAGCGACGTCAACGGGCTCTGGGGCGACCCGGGCGCCTACCTCGGCACCAAGACGTTCCTCGCCGAGACCGACCTCTGGGGCGCCACGGCGGACAACCCCAGCGGCATCGGCATCCCGCTCTACGTGTTCATGGCGTTCCAGATGGTCTTCGCGGTGATCACCGTCGCGCTGATCAGCGGCGCCATCTCCGACCGGGCCAAGTTCTCCGGCTGGCTGCTCTTCGCGTTCGGCTGGGCCACCCTGGTCTACTTCCCGGTCGCGCACTGGGTGTGGGGCGGTGGCGTCATCGGCGCCAAGCTCCACGCGCTCGACTTCGCCGGCGGCACCGCGGTGCACATCAACGCCGGTGCGGCGGCGCTCGGCGTGGCGCTGGTGCTCGGCAAGCGGGTCGGCTGGCCCCGGGAGGGCATGAAGCCGCACAACATCCCACTCGTCGCGCTCGGCGCCGGTCTGCTCTGGTTCGGCTGGTTCGGCTTCAACGCCGGCTCCGAGCTGACCGTCGACTCGGTGGCCGGCCTGGCGTTCCTCAACACCCAGCTCGCCACCGCCGCGGCGGTGCTCGGCTGGCTGCTGGTCGAGCGGATCAAGGACGGTCGCCCGACCATGGTCGGCGCCTCCTCCGGCGCGGTGGCCGGTCTGGTCGCCATCACCCCGGCCTGCGGTTTCATCACCCCCTGGGCGGCGGTCCTGCTCGGCGGTGTGGCCGGCGCGGTCTGCGCGCTCGCCATCAGCCTGAAGTACAAGCTCGGCTACGACGACTCGCTCGACGTGGTCGGCGTGCACTTCGTCGGCGGCTGGATCGGCTCGCTGTGGCTCGGCCTGTTCGCCACCAACTCCGTCAACAGCGCGATCGGCGACGTGGTCGGCGCCTCCGACGGCCTGTTCTACGGCGGCGGCCTGACGCAGCTCGGCCGGCAGGCGCTGGCCGGTCTGATCGTCACCGTCTGGTCGGGTGGCGTGGCCTGGCTGCTCGCCTTCGCGATCCAGAAGACGATCGGCTTCCGGGTGTCGGCCGAGGCCGAGGTCGACGGCATCGACGTCGCCGAGCACGCGGAGAGCGCGTACGACCTGTCGCCCACCACGGGCAGCAGCACGAGCGCGTTCGCCATGGCCGGGATCGGCGGCACCAGGCCGAGCCCCGAGCCCGCCGACGAGGCGGACGAGTCCGCGCCGGTCAGCGAGAAGGTCGCCGGTTAA
- a CDS encoding aminoglycoside phosphotransferase family protein: MTTDDRAYAGWRDPSNPAPRLGRPYVTSQEIPLHGGNVSTVVRVGDTVRRNAGPWTPSVHALLRHLEYVGFTGAPRALGMDERNREVLSYLEGECGEYPLAPHWVTDEALVTVATMLRMFHDAQYGFTPPPGAVWRSFGPPPPDTEVICHHDAAPHNVIWRPDGTLGLIDFDLASPGARIYDVAYAAWTWVPIFSDRDSVTLGWKRPDRPRRLRLFADAYGLIPRDRHRLIRTIRKRIVDHVEGIRRMAAAGEPAFVRIVHKGHLRRPMRDLRLLDYERHHLEYALR, translated from the coding sequence GTGACGACCGACGATCGCGCCTACGCGGGGTGGCGCGACCCCAGCAATCCGGCGCCACGCCTCGGGAGACCGTACGTGACTTCGCAGGAGATCCCGCTGCACGGCGGGAACGTGAGCACCGTGGTCCGGGTGGGCGACACGGTCCGGCGCAACGCCGGCCCGTGGACCCCCTCGGTGCACGCGCTGCTGCGCCACCTGGAATACGTCGGCTTCACCGGCGCGCCCCGAGCGCTCGGCATGGACGAGCGCAACCGGGAGGTCTTGTCATACCTGGAGGGGGAGTGCGGGGAATACCCGCTGGCCCCGCACTGGGTCACCGACGAGGCCCTGGTCACCGTGGCCACCATGCTGCGGATGTTCCACGACGCCCAGTACGGCTTCACCCCGCCGCCCGGCGCGGTCTGGCGCTCGTTCGGGCCGCCCCCGCCGGACACCGAGGTCATCTGCCACCACGACGCGGCGCCGCACAACGTGATCTGGCGCCCGGACGGCACGCTCGGGCTGATCGACTTCGACCTCGCCTCGCCCGGCGCCCGGATCTACGACGTGGCGTACGCGGCCTGGACCTGGGTGCCGATCTTCTCCGACCGGGACTCCGTCACGCTCGGCTGGAAGCGCCCCGACCGGCCGCGCCGGCTGCGGCTCTTCGCCGACGCGTACGGGCTGATCCCGCGGGACCGGCACCGGCTCATCCGCACCATCCGCAAGCGCATCGTCGACCACGTCGAGGGCATCCGGCGGATGGCCGCCGCCGGCGAGCCGGCGTTCGTCCGGATCGTGCACAAGGGCCACCTCCGCCGGCCGATGCGGGACCTGCGCCTGCTCGACTACGAGCGGCACCACCTGGAGTACGCGCTGCGCTGA
- the ftsY gene encoding signal recognition particle-docking protein FtsY, giving the protein MKEYLLVALALLGVLIIGGLSLVVPRLRRRPEPPLPTTEVDTRTEEDLAGPPVEAPEAELSTGVVVEAPPVGAPPIEVPEPTAGRLVRLRSRLSRSQNAFGKGLLGLLSRDRLDEDTWEEIEDSLITADVGIDSTREIVDRLRERTRVLGTRTGDELRALLATELVNALDPGLDRSLRTAPTDGVPAVVLVVGVNGAGKTTTCGKIARVLVADGRTVLLGAADTFRAAAADQLETWGGRVGAETVRGPEAADPASVAFDAVKRGIDVGVDTVLIDTAGRLQNKVGLMDELGKVKRVVEKHGPIDETLLVLDATTGQNGLEQARVFTEAVNVTGVVLTKLDGTAKGGIVIAVQRKLGIPVKLVGLGEGKDDLAPFDPAQFVDALLGTEPLARDA; this is encoded by the coding sequence ATGAAGGAATACCTCCTCGTCGCCCTCGCCCTGCTCGGCGTGCTGATCATCGGCGGCCTGAGCCTCGTGGTGCCCCGGCTGCGCCGGCGCCCGGAGCCGCCGTTGCCGACCACCGAGGTCGACACCCGCACCGAGGAGGACCTGGCCGGCCCACCGGTGGAGGCCCCCGAGGCGGAACTGAGCACCGGCGTGGTGGTCGAGGCACCGCCGGTCGGCGCGCCGCCGATCGAGGTGCCCGAACCCACCGCCGGCCGGCTGGTGCGGCTGCGCTCCCGGCTGTCCCGCTCCCAGAACGCGTTCGGCAAGGGCCTGCTCGGCCTGCTCAGCCGGGACCGCCTCGACGAGGACACCTGGGAGGAGATCGAGGACAGCCTGATCACCGCCGACGTCGGCATCGACTCCACCCGGGAGATCGTCGACCGGCTGCGCGAGCGGACCCGGGTGCTCGGCACCCGCACCGGTGACGAGCTGCGCGCGCTGCTCGCCACCGAGCTGGTCAACGCGCTCGACCCGGGCCTGGACCGGTCGCTGCGGACCGCGCCCACCGACGGCGTGCCGGCGGTGGTGCTGGTGGTCGGCGTCAACGGCGCCGGCAAGACCACCACCTGCGGCAAGATCGCCCGGGTGCTGGTGGCGGACGGCCGGACCGTGCTGCTCGGCGCGGCCGACACGTTCCGGGCCGCCGCCGCCGACCAGTTGGAGACCTGGGGCGGCCGGGTGGGCGCGGAGACGGTCCGTGGGCCGGAGGCCGCCGACCCGGCCAGCGTCGCGTTCGACGCGGTCAAGCGCGGCATCGACGTCGGCGTCGACACCGTGCTCATCGACACCGCCGGCCGGCTCCAGAACAAGGTCGGCCTGATGGACGAGCTGGGCAAGGTCAAGCGGGTGGTGGAGAAGCACGGCCCGATCGACGAGACGCTGCTCGTGCTGGACGCCACCACCGGCCAGAACGGCCTGGAGCAAGCGCGGGTGTTCACCGAGGCGGTGAACGTGACCGGCGTGGTGCTGACCAAGCTCGACGGCACGGCCAAGGGCGGCATCGTGATCGCCGTGCAGCGCAAGCTGGGCATTCCGGTCAAGCTGGTCGGCCTCGGCGAGGGCAAGGACGACCTGGCCCCGTTCGACCCGGCGCAGTTCGTCGACGCGTTGCTCGGCACCGAGCCGCTCGCCCGGGACGCGTAG
- a CDS encoding alkaline phosphatase D family protein, which yields MPGSRLLIGPLLRRVVDTRATVWVETSAPAVVTVRTADGATGSSPTFSAYDHHYAIVVVTGLTPDSSAEYEVLVDDEVAWPLPDSGFPPSVIRTRAADDGDQPVRLVFGSCRETTQHSTARKLPPDALDAYARRVMATPDEVTLPDLLVLLGDQVYADETSPTVRKLLKRRRRRPKDAPATQVVSFDEYTKLYLESWRDPEIRWLLSTVPSVMIFDDHEVIDDWNTSQSWRADMREEPWWAERIRSGLASYWVYQHLGNLSPDEIAVDPVYAKVVAAEDATGVLHEFGERVDTEADLAHDTERWRAVQYQWSYSLDLGRTRLVMLDNRSSRVLLPGHRAMLPPGEWSWFLDQAHGAYDHLVVGASLPWLLPPGIHHLEAWNERLADSGRPWVARLAEQMRRAWDLEHWAAFRRSFDALGELFARLGSGAAAPPGARVGAGPAYPRPASISVLSGDVHHSYVARARFADRGVETPVHQLTCSPIHNQVPAGMRPLMKLGWNPGATRALARSAGVRRPLVRWRKLAGPYFGNAVATLTHQGRSAAVVIEGTTSDGALRPVARQQLSDES from the coding sequence GTGCCCGGTTCCCGCCTGCTCATCGGCCCACTGCTGCGCCGGGTGGTCGACACGCGGGCCACCGTCTGGGTGGAGACGAGCGCGCCCGCCGTGGTCACCGTCCGCACGGCCGACGGCGCCACCGGCAGCTCGCCGACCTTCTCCGCGTACGACCACCACTACGCGATAGTGGTCGTGACCGGGCTCACCCCGGACAGCTCCGCCGAGTACGAGGTGCTGGTCGACGACGAGGTGGCCTGGCCACTGCCGGACAGCGGGTTCCCACCCAGCGTGATCCGGACCCGGGCGGCCGACGACGGCGACCAGCCGGTACGCCTGGTCTTCGGCTCCTGCCGGGAGACCACCCAGCACTCCACCGCGCGCAAGCTGCCGCCGGACGCGCTCGACGCGTACGCCCGGCGGGTGATGGCCACGCCCGACGAGGTGACGCTCCCCGACCTGCTGGTGCTGCTCGGCGACCAGGTCTACGCCGACGAGACCTCGCCGACCGTGCGCAAGCTGCTCAAGCGCCGCCGGCGGCGGCCGAAGGACGCCCCGGCGACGCAGGTGGTCAGCTTCGACGAGTACACGAAGCTCTACCTGGAGTCCTGGCGCGACCCGGAGATCCGTTGGCTGCTCTCCACCGTGCCGAGCGTGATGATCTTCGACGACCACGAGGTCATCGACGACTGGAACACCTCGCAGTCGTGGCGGGCGGACATGCGCGAGGAGCCGTGGTGGGCCGAGCGGATCCGCAGCGGCCTCGCCTCCTACTGGGTCTACCAGCATCTGGGCAACCTCAGCCCGGACGAGATCGCCGTCGACCCGGTCTACGCCAAGGTGGTGGCCGCCGAGGACGCCACCGGCGTGCTGCACGAGTTCGGCGAGCGGGTGGACACCGAGGCCGACCTGGCGCACGACACCGAGCGTTGGCGGGCCGTGCAATATCAGTGGAGCTACTCGCTGGACCTGGGGCGGACCCGCCTGGTCATGCTGGACAACCGGTCCAGCCGGGTGCTCCTGCCGGGCCACCGGGCGATGCTGCCGCCGGGCGAGTGGTCGTGGTTCCTCGACCAGGCGCACGGCGCCTACGACCACCTGGTGGTGGGCGCCTCGCTGCCCTGGCTGCTGCCGCCGGGGATCCACCACCTGGAGGCGTGGAACGAGCGCCTCGCCGACTCCGGCCGGCCCTGGGTGGCGCGGCTGGCCGAGCAGATGCGCCGGGCCTGGGACCTGGAGCACTGGGCGGCGTTCCGGCGTTCCTTCGACGCGCTCGGCGAACTGTTCGCCCGGTTGGGCAGCGGCGCCGCGGCGCCCCCCGGCGCGCGGGTGGGGGCCGGTCCGGCGTATCCGCGCCCGGCCTCGATCAGCGTGCTCTCCGGCGACGTGCACCACTCGTACGTGGCCCGGGCCCGGTTCGCCGACCGCGGGGTGGAGACCCCGGTGCACCAGCTCACCTGCTCGCCGATCCACAACCAGGTGCCGGCCGGGATGCGGCCGCTGATGAAGCTCGGCTGGAACCCCGGGGCGACCCGGGCGCTGGCCCGCTCGGCCGGGGTGCGCCGGCCGCTGGTGCGGTGGCGGAAGCTGGCCGGTCCCTACTTCGGCAACGCGGTGGCCACGCTGACCCACCAGGGCCGGTCGGCCGCCGTGGTGATCGAGGGCACCACCAGCGACGGCGCGCTGCGGCCGGTGGCGCGCCAGCAGCTCAGCGACGAGTCGTGA
- a CDS encoding MarR family transcriptional regulator produces the protein MDETLRAVEHELTALLRRGRALSWEIAREVHPNLEPNAYGLLLWLRRSGQIRLTDLAVKLGIGKGTLSRQIGGLEALGLVRRDPDPTDRRAAQLSLTEEGTRRFDAARAARLGQIRRSLEGWPKEDVAAFARLMHRFNETF, from the coding sequence GTGGACGAGACGCTGCGCGCCGTGGAGCACGAGTTGACCGCGTTGCTGCGCCGCGGCCGGGCGCTGTCCTGGGAGATCGCCCGCGAGGTCCATCCGAACCTGGAGCCGAACGCCTACGGGCTGCTGCTCTGGCTGCGGCGCTCGGGCCAGATCCGGCTCACCGACCTGGCTGTCAAGCTGGGCATCGGCAAGGGCACGCTGAGCCGGCAGATCGGCGGCCTGGAGGCGCTGGGCCTGGTGCGCCGCGACCCGGATCCGACCGACCGGCGGGCCGCCCAGCTCAGCCTCACCGAGGAGGGCACCCGGCGGTTCGACGCAGCCCGCGCCGCCCGACTCGGACAGATCCGACGATCGCTGGAAGGCTGGCCGAAAGAGGACGTGGCGGCCTTCGCCCGGCTGATGCACCGGTTCAACGAGACGTTCTGA
- a CDS encoding MDR family MFS transporter — MTQATAPTRTATAVDMSHRQILEALSGLLLGMFVAILSSTVVSNALPRIITDLHGTQSAYTWVVTSTLLATTATTPIWGKLADLTSKKILVQLALAVFVLGSVLAGQAQSTGELIACRVVQGVGAGGLTALAQVIMATMIAPRERGRYSGYLGAVMAVGTIGGPLIGGVIVDTDWLGWRWCFYVGVPFAVLALVVLQKTLHLPVVKRKVTIDWWGATLITAAVSLLLVWITLAGDRYEWISWTSAVMVAGAALLGVLAVRVEQRAAEPMIPPRLFRNRTITLAVLASVAVGVGMFGASVFLGQYFQISRGESPTMAGLMTLPMIGGLLVASTVVGRIITSTGRWKRWLVAGSTLLTAGFALMGSMRADTPYWRLAVFMALIGLGLGMTMQNLVLAVQNTVGTHELGAASSVVAFFRSLGGAVGVSALGALLGHRVTGYLADGLSRIGVAAPASGGGGALPDVHALPAPIRAVVESAYGHGAGDIFLAAAPFGLLALIAVVLIREVPLRRTNGDPISGEVERESTVAAGNDAVVIGTGGRD, encoded by the coding sequence ATGACGCAGGCGACAGCGCCCACCCGGACGGCGACCGCCGTCGACATGTCCCACCGGCAGATCCTGGAGGCGCTCTCCGGCCTGCTGCTGGGCATGTTCGTCGCGATCCTCTCGTCCACTGTCGTCTCCAACGCGCTGCCGCGGATCATCACCGACCTGCACGGCACCCAGTCCGCGTACACCTGGGTGGTCACCTCGACCCTGCTCGCGACCACCGCCACCACCCCGATCTGGGGCAAGCTCGCGGACCTGACCAGCAAGAAGATCCTGGTCCAGCTCGCCCTCGCGGTCTTCGTGCTGGGCTCGGTGCTGGCCGGGCAGGCCCAGTCCACCGGCGAGCTGATCGCCTGCCGCGTGGTGCAGGGCGTCGGCGCGGGCGGTCTCACCGCCCTGGCCCAGGTGATCATGGCGACGATGATCGCCCCGCGTGAGCGCGGTCGCTACAGCGGCTACCTCGGCGCGGTGATGGCGGTCGGCACCATCGGCGGCCCGTTGATCGGCGGCGTGATCGTGGACACCGACTGGCTCGGCTGGCGCTGGTGCTTCTACGTCGGCGTGCCGTTCGCCGTGCTCGCCCTGGTCGTGCTCCAGAAGACGCTGCACCTGCCCGTGGTCAAGCGCAAGGTGACCATCGACTGGTGGGGCGCCACCCTGATCACCGCCGCCGTCTCGCTGCTGCTCGTCTGGATCACCCTGGCCGGCGACCGGTACGAGTGGATCTCCTGGACCAGCGCGGTCATGGTGGCCGGCGCGGCGCTGCTCGGAGTGCTCGCCGTCCGGGTCGAGCAGCGCGCCGCCGAGCCGATGATCCCGCCGCGGCTGTTCCGCAACCGCACCATCACGCTCGCCGTGCTCGCCAGCGTCGCGGTCGGCGTCGGCATGTTCGGCGCCTCGGTCTTCCTGGGCCAGTACTTCCAGATCAGCCGCGGCGAGAGCCCGACCATGGCCGGCCTGATGACGCTGCCGATGATCGGCGGCCTGCTGGTCGCCTCCACCGTGGTCGGCCGGATCATCACCAGCACCGGCCGGTGGAAGCGCTGGCTGGTCGCCGGCTCGACGCTGCTCACCGCCGGCTTCGCGCTGATGGGCAGCATGCGGGCGGACACCCCGTACTGGCGGCTCGCGGTCTTCATGGCGCTGATCGGCCTGGGCCTCGGCATGACCATGCAGAACCTCGTGCTGGCCGTGCAGAACACGGTCGGCACGCACGAGCTGGGCGCGGCCAGCTCGGTGGTGGCCTTCTTCCGCAGCCTCGGCGGCGCGGTCGGCGTGAGCGCGCTCGGCGCGCTGCTCGGCCACCGGGTGACCGGCTACCTCGCCGACGGGCTGAGCCGGATCGGCGTCGCGGCCCCCGCCTCCGGTGGCGGCGGCGCGCTGCCCGACGTGCACGCGCTGCCCGCCCCGATCCGCGCCGTGGTGGAGTCCGCGTACGGGCACGGCGCCGGCGACATCTTCCTGGCCGCCGCACCGTTCGGGCTGCTCGCCCTGATCGCCGTGGTGCTGATCCGGGAGGTGCCGCTGCGCCGCACCAACGGCGACCCGATCTCCGGTGAGGTCGAGCGGGAGTCGACGGTCGCGGCCGGCAACGACGCGGTGGTGATCGGGACCGGAGGGCGGGACTGA
- a CDS encoding DinB family protein, with protein sequence MTWRAPDVDRRDEPFIADERAMLRGWLDNHRDTLRLKCAGLTAEQLRTRSVEPSGLTLLGLVRHMADVERWWFRRHAAGLDLPHMYDYSVDPDADLNDIADADPAEAFAALSAEIEAADLAVADLPLEHTFPHTRRDGGTREISLRWVYVHMIEEYARHNGHADLIRERIDGVTGS encoded by the coding sequence ATGACCTGGAGAGCACCCGACGTCGACCGCCGCGACGAGCCGTTCATCGCTGACGAGCGCGCCATGCTGCGAGGCTGGCTCGACAACCACCGTGACACCCTGCGCCTCAAGTGCGCCGGCCTCACCGCCGAGCAACTGCGCACCCGCAGCGTCGAGCCCTCCGGCCTGACCCTGCTCGGCCTGGTGCGGCACATGGCCGACGTGGAGCGCTGGTGGTTCCGCCGTCACGCGGCCGGCCTGGACCTGCCCCACATGTACGACTACAGCGTCGACCCGGACGCCGACCTCAACGACATCGCCGACGCCGACCCGGCCGAGGCGTTCGCCGCCCTGAGCGCCGAGATCGAGGCGGCCGACCTGGCGGTGGCCGACCTGCCGCTGGAGCACACGTTCCCGCACACCCGGCGCGACGGCGGCACCCGCGAGATCAGCCTCCGCTGGGTGTACGTGCACATGATCGAGGAGTATGCCCGGCACAACGGCCACGCCGACCTGATCCGCGAACGCATCGACGGCGTCACCGGCTCCTGA
- a CDS encoding N,N-dimethylformamidase beta subunit family domain-containing protein — MGHTRRRALGILGALGATALGTGPGDPGAPVRATTRRPSGAGPVAVENTRPGAADFRLTGLRFAQDGPGEIAGYVHATSVAPGAELRFQVSVAQPQKYRITIFRLGHYRGAGARRVAVSPWLDGVPQGPPRADPATGAVRCDWRPGWRPTVPPGRGSGLHLALLASASGHHQWIPFVVRPPAPGGGALVVLPTSTWQAYNRWPEDGRTGASLYYGFDTAGHRSGERRARAVSHDRPYAGTGLPALADHDICFVRWVEGLGLDLGYATSEDLHTGRVDPARFRAVVFPGHDEYWSAPTRRAVVGARDAGTSLVFLGANNCYWRIRYGADDRDDRLVRCAKESRPASGPMPPTTRWRTAGQPEQQFVGAQYVSTVDGYAPLVVRDAGHWFWAGTGVRDGDLIPEVVWGEADRRMARFAGPEATEQALLAESPYRHQGTPQVQQSRLYRAASGAWVFAAGSLGWTRVLADPAVADARLARATVNLLDRVTAGRARR; from the coding sequence ATGGGGCACACTCGACGACGGGCACTGGGCATTCTCGGCGCGCTCGGGGCGACGGCGCTGGGCACCGGCCCGGGCGATCCGGGCGCGCCGGTCCGGGCGACCACGCGCCGCCCGTCCGGTGCCGGCCCGGTCGCGGTCGAGAACACCAGGCCCGGCGCGGCCGACTTCCGGCTGACCGGGCTCCGGTTCGCCCAGGACGGGCCCGGCGAGATCGCCGGCTACGTGCACGCCACGAGCGTCGCCCCCGGCGCGGAACTGCGGTTCCAGGTCTCGGTCGCCCAGCCGCAGAAGTACCGGATCACGATCTTCCGCCTCGGCCACTACCGGGGTGCGGGCGCGCGGCGGGTGGCGGTCAGCCCGTGGCTGGACGGCGTTCCCCAGGGCCCGCCGCGCGCGGATCCGGCCACCGGCGCGGTCCGCTGCGACTGGCGTCCGGGGTGGCGACCGACGGTGCCGCCGGGCCGGGGGAGCGGGCTCCACCTCGCGTTGCTCGCCAGCGCCTCCGGTCACCACCAGTGGATCCCCTTCGTGGTGCGCCCGCCGGCGCCCGGCGGCGGAGCGCTGGTGGTGCTGCCGACCAGCACCTGGCAGGCCTACAACCGGTGGCCGGAGGACGGGCGCACCGGCGCCAGCCTCTACTACGGCTTCGACACCGCCGGGCACCGCAGCGGGGAGCGCCGGGCCCGGGCGGTCAGCCACGACCGGCCGTACGCCGGCACCGGCCTGCCGGCCCTGGCCGACCACGACATCTGCTTCGTCCGCTGGGTGGAGGGCCTGGGCCTGGATCTGGGGTACGCCACGAGCGAGGACCTGCACACCGGGCGGGTGGACCCGGCCCGGTTCCGGGCGGTCGTCTTCCCCGGCCACGACGAGTACTGGTCGGCGCCGACGCGCCGGGCGGTGGTCGGCGCCCGCGACGCCGGCACCAGCCTGGTCTTCCTGGGCGCGAACAACTGCTACTGGCGGATCCGCTACGGCGCGGACGACCGGGACGACCGCCTGGTCCGGTGCGCCAAGGAGAGCCGGCCGGCGTCCGGCCCGATGCCACCCACCACGAGGTGGCGGACGGCCGGCCAGCCCGAGCAGCAGTTCGTCGGCGCCCAGTACGTCAGCACCGTCGACGGGTACGCCCCGCTCGTGGTGCGCGACGCCGGGCACTGGTTCTGGGCCGGCACCGGGGTCCGGGACGGCGACCTGATCCCCGAGGTGGTGTGGGGCGAGGCCGACCGGCGCATGGCCCGCTTCGCCGGCCCCGAGGCCACGGAGCAGGCGCTGCTGGCCGAGTCACCCTACCGGCACCAGGGCACGCCGCAGGTGCAGCAGAGCCGGCTCTACCGGGCCGCCTCCGGGGCATGGGTGTTCGCCGCCGGCTCGCTGGGCTGGACCCGGGTGCTCGCCGACCCGGCGGTGGCCGACGCCCGCCTGGCCCGGGCCACCGTCAACCTGCTGGACCGGGTGACCGCCGGCCGGGCGCGACGCTGA
- a CDS encoding vWA domain-containing protein, translated as MKRLGTAGAGVVDGVTEIAASPLVLGVPQAQVAAGDAVDAARRMGRTWRELFPDASGATTAPTISGGEGVVRADPTVSAPARLATYALYGDERRLASPSTARHDVERWVDKALDAGAYPIGDDLAVLCRQRTRAIAAPGGHTPAVVLTEQALVRFNQGRPLGTGCPAQHAPPAAERLQAFYPSDSPLLFRTVARLRWPAAAQSPAVRAAASAFARWLVDAEEGRRALLDVGLRPPGVTAATPVDRANGALFDWPFGRVRPLHELVAGEQDRALGVYLRAHRPGRVLVALDASGSMREPSEDRRRSRFDVAVDGVGRALERVGGRDEFGLRTFSTLAANSRSIVPLGPPGAAVAGGLRAAVARIRPSGDTPLHQAIRQGAAQLRGGSGDPLRALVVVTDGQDTSGRPPPAAAELSGVRLYVLAVGDADCAGSPLDRLAQDTGGDCYDTRTDRLDATLDRLFTALWKGADR; from the coding sequence GTGAAGCGCCTGGGCACGGCCGGGGCGGGCGTGGTCGACGGGGTGACCGAGATCGCCGCGTCTCCGCTGGTGCTCGGCGTCCCGCAGGCGCAGGTCGCCGCCGGCGACGCCGTCGACGCGGCACGCCGGATGGGGCGGACGTGGCGGGAGCTGTTCCCCGACGCCTCCGGTGCGACCACCGCGCCGACGATCTCCGGCGGTGAGGGCGTGGTACGCGCGGATCCCACCGTCTCCGCCCCCGCCCGCCTGGCCACCTACGCGCTCTACGGCGACGAGCGGCGGCTGGCCTCCCCGTCGACGGCCCGGCACGACGTCGAGCGGTGGGTGGACAAGGCGCTGGACGCCGGCGCGTACCCGATCGGCGACGACCTCGCGGTGCTCTGCCGGCAGCGGACGCGTGCCATCGCCGCCCCCGGGGGCCACACGCCGGCCGTGGTGCTCACCGAGCAGGCGCTGGTGCGCTTCAACCAGGGCCGACCGCTCGGCACCGGTTGCCCGGCCCAGCACGCGCCGCCGGCGGCCGAGCGGTTGCAGGCGTTCTACCCGTCCGACTCGCCGCTGTTGTTCCGCACGGTCGCCCGACTCCGCTGGCCGGCGGCGGCGCAGAGCCCCGCGGTACGGGCCGCGGCGTCCGCCTTCGCCCGCTGGCTGGTCGACGCGGAGGAGGGCAGGCGGGCCCTGCTCGACGTCGGCCTGCGGCCGCCGGGCGTGACCGCCGCCACCCCGGTGGACCGCGCCAACGGCGCGTTGTTCGACTGGCCGTTCGGCCGCGTCCGGCCCCTGCACGAGCTGGTCGCCGGCGAGCAGGACCGGGCGCTCGGGGTCTACCTCCGCGCACACCGGCCGGGCCGCGTCCTGGTCGCGTTGGACGCGTCCGGCTCGATGCGCGAGCCGAGCGAGGATCGACGCCGGAGCCGCTTCGACGTCGCGGTGGACGGCGTCGGGCGGGCCCTGGAGCGGGTGGGCGGGCGGGACGAGTTCGGCCTCCGCACGTTTTCGACTCTGGCCGCCAACTCCCGGTCGATCGTGCCGCTCGGTCCACCGGGGGCGGCCGTCGCCGGCGGCCTGCGCGCCGCGGTCGCGCGGATCCGGCCGTCCGGCGACACCCCGCTGCACCAGGCCATCCGGCAGGGCGCGGCCCAGCTCCGGGGCGGTAGCGGCGATCCGCTGCGCGCGCTCGTGGTGGTCACCGACGGCCAGGACACCTCCGGGCGGCCGCCACCCGCCGCCGCGGAGCTGTCCGGCGTACGCCTCTACGTCCTCGCCGTGGGCGACGCGGACTGCGCGGGCTCGCCGCTCGACCGCCTCGCGCAGGACACCGGGGGCGACTGCTACGACACCCGGACCGACCGCCTCGACGCGACGCTGGACCGGCTGTTCACCGCGCTGTGGAAGGGGGCGGACCGATGA